A genomic stretch from Tribolium castaneum strain GA2 chromosome 6, icTriCast1.1, whole genome shotgun sequence includes:
- the LOC135266551 gene encoding uncharacterized protein LOC135266551, producing the protein MPGKRVSSMPLKKSSPKRFKAPGDGGCVEEEEISEFTNLQPSTSKATESVNALKRRLPNFEDGPLDTLVNQIGAGQIDDNEVFENFADEFNFINKNGENESFIKKFNTLARRMRFSFKDNAPENPIEWMQNAIEELLAHIFRGFSSDDYVGLVLENEEFPERPVYISFRKLSQYNVAMVMETVGNVLQSNRAFFVNDRLSIRVDRVALPVGKGFRTATDGLAVSYNEHCLSKN; encoded by the exons ATGCCTGGAAAACGTGTATCTTCtatgccattgaaaaaatcatctcCGAAGCGTTTTAAAGCCCCAGGTGATGGTGGATGTGTAGAAGAAGAGGAAATTAGTGAATTTACCAACCTGCAACCCTCAACATCTAAGGCAACAGAATCAG TGAATGCTTTAAAAAGACGCCTCCCTAACTTCGAAGATGGTCCTTTag ATACACTTGTAAATCAAATCGGTGCTGGTCAAATTGACGATAATGAagtctttgaaaattttgctgatG aatttaactttattaataaaaatggagaaaatgaatcattcataaaaaagtttaatacaTTAGCGAGACGTATGAGGTTTTCCTTTAAAGATAATGCGCCGGAGAATCCAATTGAATGGATGCAA AATGCAATTGAAGAACTGTTGGCGCACATTTTTAGAGGATTTTCAAGTGATGACTATGTCGGCTTAGTTCTCGAAAATGAAGAATTCCCCGAGCGACCTGTTTACATTTCCTTCCGCAAATTATCCCAATATAATGTCGCAATGGTGATGGAAACTGTAGGAAATGTTCTTCAGAGCAATCGTGCGTTCTTTGTTAATGATCGTTTATCGATACGGGTGGACAGGGTGGCTTTACCTGTGGGAAAAGGATTTCGTACCGCCACCGATGGATTAGCCGTAAGTTATAATGAACATTGTcttagtaaaaattaa